The following proteins come from a genomic window of Burkholderia sp. PAMC 26561:
- a CDS encoding ATPase, T2SS/T4P/T4SS family → MTSNTSSNVGSAHAASIHTASTHFDSSKTVRSYLGSTGIAEKMATQGVTEVTINRPHEMWTETVDGWQQHAAPALSFDLCKKLADALTIYNKASPPLSALAPIKPVRLPDGERGQVMTAPACEPGTVSMTIRIPSTVRFSKDDYVRAGTLTGFVDVSPSVLAGSAAVRRMPGLLDDGVRDAAPIEFVPAGVTLAPFELEMLAAKATRNVPRLFELAIKHKLNIVTVGGVGSGKTTLMKMLADLVPPTTRIGTIEDTHELSLPNHPNHVHMFFSDSLPAKEIVRSTLRMKFDRVFLTELRGDETWDYLTLLNTGTDGGMTSVHANDCASAFSRIATLVKASQVGQTLDWSYILHEVKTTIDVVLFMERKRLTQIHYDPVEKWKLLRGLA, encoded by the coding sequence ATGACCTCGAACACCAGCAGTAATGTCGGGTCCGCCCATGCTGCGTCAATCCATACTGCATCGACCCATTTCGATTCGAGCAAAACAGTCCGCAGCTATCTTGGTTCAACCGGCATTGCCGAAAAAATGGCGACCCAAGGTGTCACAGAAGTGACGATCAACCGTCCACATGAGATGTGGACCGAGACGGTCGATGGATGGCAGCAACACGCAGCGCCCGCCCTGTCGTTCGATCTTTGCAAGAAGCTGGCGGACGCGTTGACGATCTACAACAAGGCGTCCCCGCCTTTGTCAGCCCTCGCGCCAATCAAGCCAGTGCGCTTGCCCGACGGCGAACGCGGCCAGGTCATGACTGCGCCCGCGTGTGAGCCGGGCACAGTCTCGATGACCATCCGAATTCCGAGCACGGTTCGCTTTTCCAAAGACGATTATGTTCGTGCGGGCACGCTGACAGGGTTCGTGGATGTATCTCCGTCGGTGCTTGCGGGATCGGCTGCTGTACGGCGTATGCCTGGCTTGTTGGATGACGGTGTTCGGGATGCTGCACCCATCGAATTTGTGCCGGCCGGCGTCACGCTTGCGCCCTTCGAGCTGGAGATGCTTGCGGCGAAAGCAACGCGCAACGTTCCGCGGCTATTCGAGCTGGCGATCAAGCACAAGCTCAACATCGTGACGGTTGGTGGTGTCGGGTCCGGTAAGACGACCCTCATGAAGATGTTGGCCGATCTCGTGCCACCCACCACGCGCATTGGCACGATCGAAGACACGCACGAACTGTCGTTGCCGAACCATCCCAACCACGTGCACATGTTCTTTAGCGACAGCTTGCCGGCGAAAGAAATCGTCCGCTCGACGTTGCGCATGAAATTCGACCGCGTGTTTTTGACCGAGCTGCGCGGCGATGAAACGTGGGATTACCTCACGCTGCTTAATACCGGTACCGATGGCGGCATGACCTCCGTGCATGCGAACGATTGCGCGTCTGCCTTCTCGCGAATCGCGACACTGGTCAAGGCAAGCCAGGTTGGCCAGACGCTCGACTGGAGTTACATCCTGCATGAGGTGAAGACCACCATCGACGTCGTGCTCTTCATGGAACGGAAACGCCTGACCCAGATCCACTACGACCCGGTGGAGAAGTGGAAGCTCTTGCGGGGGCTCGCATAA
- the virB10 gene encoding type IV secretion system protein VirB10, with protein sequence MNGIESGSEREGHGHDGEGNPSGMSSISGEAGAGATGGMAGDRGMPNLKQTRKKANVNKLTAVAIAVIALATVTLGGAMFAKRLQDQHNQAKADSRAAPKEMGADTGHDFAVDADRLKREKAAAAEQASIAAAQSAASMPVPSGAPASAVAITSTGARGGAAAQPAPHVETVAERRLDGDVLLNNGGSGAPNDTRSSSGKGASLVPVVARGVTGGLDDRLTPSALASVKASFLPDLDYLLKRGIIIPCGQRTKIVTTYPGATSCIVTKDVYSADGQTLLIERGSEATGEQRTSLMQGQARIFVLWSRIDMPNGVTIPLDSPGSDSLGASGLNAYVDTHFWDRFGGAIMVSLIGDFGQAASNRSLGSGNNQIQFSNTSSAGQSLADDTLKNTIDIPPTAYSNQGSALNIFVARDVDFRSVYDLEHQQ encoded by the coding sequence ATGAACGGAATCGAATCTGGCTCGGAACGTGAAGGTCATGGCCACGACGGCGAAGGAAATCCTTCAGGGATGTCATCGATATCGGGAGAGGCGGGCGCTGGGGCCACGGGTGGTATGGCCGGCGATCGCGGGATGCCGAACCTCAAGCAGACGCGCAAGAAAGCGAATGTCAACAAGTTGACCGCTGTGGCGATCGCCGTGATCGCCTTGGCGACCGTGACATTAGGTGGTGCGATGTTCGCCAAGCGTTTGCAGGACCAGCACAACCAGGCCAAGGCTGATTCGCGCGCAGCACCGAAGGAAATGGGCGCTGATACTGGACACGATTTTGCAGTGGATGCGGACCGTTTGAAGCGCGAAAAAGCCGCAGCGGCCGAGCAAGCGTCCATTGCGGCCGCGCAGTCAGCCGCATCGATGCCCGTGCCGAGCGGCGCGCCCGCGAGTGCTGTCGCGATAACAAGCACTGGCGCGCGTGGGGGCGCGGCGGCACAACCCGCGCCACACGTGGAGACCGTTGCGGAGCGACGTCTCGATGGAGATGTATTGCTGAACAATGGCGGCAGTGGCGCTCCGAATGACACCAGAAGTAGCAGTGGCAAGGGCGCAAGTCTCGTCCCTGTTGTCGCGCGCGGCGTCACCGGCGGTCTGGATGACCGGCTCACGCCCTCGGCGCTAGCCAGCGTCAAAGCGAGCTTTCTCCCTGATCTGGACTATCTGCTCAAGCGGGGGATCATCATCCCGTGCGGTCAGAGGACCAAGATCGTTACAACCTATCCTGGCGCGACTTCCTGCATCGTTACCAAGGACGTGTACTCAGCAGACGGTCAAACACTCCTGATCGAGCGTGGCAGCGAAGCTACCGGTGAACAGCGCACCTCGCTCATGCAGGGTCAGGCGCGCATCTTCGTGCTGTGGTCACGCATCGATATGCCCAATGGCGTCACCATTCCATTGGACTCGCCGGGCTCGGATTCGCTTGGCGCAAGCGGACTTAATGCCTACGTCGATACCCATTTCTGGGATCGTTTCGGCGGCGCCATCATGGTGAGCCTCATTGGCGACTTTGGGCAGGCCGCGAGCAACCGGTCGCTTGGCAGCGGCAACAACCAGATTCAGTTTTCGAACACCTCGTCGGCTGGGCAAAGCCTGGCTGACGACACCCTCAAAAACACCATCGATATCCCGCCGACCGCGTACTCGAATCAGGGTTCCGCGTTGAACATTTTCGTGGCACGCGATGTGGACTTCAGGAGCGTCTATGACCTCGAACACCAGCAGTAA
- a CDS encoding TrbG/VirB9 family P-type conjugative transfer protein, with amino-acid sequence MCALPAHALTTPGPCGTDAHIRCAVFDSTEVYRVPFRAGTATLIQLEPGEVIDGPASGMGMGDSKAWKVGAKSNWILFKPTEAHADTNLILVTDRRRYAVELVTADRGEAAVWSLNFTYPDTRAREAQATAKKQALAADRARSSAATSVHANENFDMQGDTVLAPTSMWDDGRFTYFRYATTRDLPDINRVLPDGSEALVNSHVDGDTVVVHETAAKFMLRLGQSVLGVRNNGYTPDGQFNTTGTTVPGTVRITKEHQ; translated from the coding sequence GTGTGCGCGCTCCCTGCTCACGCGTTGACGACACCTGGACCGTGTGGCACGGACGCCCATATTCGCTGTGCTGTGTTCGATTCGACGGAAGTTTATCGCGTGCCGTTTCGGGCTGGTACCGCAACACTTATCCAGCTGGAGCCCGGCGAGGTGATCGATGGTCCTGCATCCGGGATGGGTATGGGCGATTCGAAGGCCTGGAAAGTGGGTGCGAAGAGCAATTGGATTTTGTTCAAGCCCACGGAGGCGCATGCGGATACCAATTTGATTTTGGTCACTGATCGCCGACGCTATGCGGTTGAGCTCGTCACCGCAGATCGTGGCGAGGCTGCTGTGTGGTCGCTCAATTTCACCTATCCGGACACGCGAGCGCGTGAGGCGCAGGCGACGGCCAAGAAACAGGCGCTGGCCGCCGACCGCGCGCGTAGCAGCGCGGCAACCTCCGTTCACGCAAACGAGAACTTCGACATGCAGGGCGATACCGTGCTTGCGCCTACGTCGATGTGGGACGACGGTCGTTTCACGTATTTCCGATACGCCACGACACGTGATTTGCCGGACATCAATCGCGTGCTTCCAGACGGATCGGAAGCGTTGGTGAATTCGCATGTGGATGGTGACACGGTTGTCGTGCACGAGACGGCGGCCAAGTTCATGTTGCGCCTTGGGCAGTCAGTGCTGGGGGTGCGCAACAACGGCTACACGCCCGACGGTCAGTTCAACACGACCGGCACCACGGTTCCCGGCACCGTGCGCATCACGAAGGAGCATCAGTAA
- a CDS encoding virB8 family protein: MSGLTNESRFNLHTSRGAFGRVFAAAATAAIGRVGPCQSSAVSVVIRCAVVDCVKGSMIMFSKRKRPHASALVMGDQAVAVPGSGETEPTEKNGSAIATGRWYLQQALKFEASKQEQQARQTKLAWRVAIGAGAIAVVSIIGSAALVQLKRPNPPAVLRMNDTTGVVDVLNVSPNNREIFTEKNDRADLRRYVEMRESYDWETIQDMFDAVKLMSADKERDQFISMYSLANAPQKVLKDQYRVIARVGAITFVGSTAQVFFSRKLISLSGSMPPKTEYWVATIAYRHDHLPEKASELEMDPTGFRVTSYVVDRDWTRASDTLTPLPPAQSGIQPVPPAAAGAAVQRGTAQ, encoded by the coding sequence ATGTCGGGGCTGACCAATGAAAGCCGTTTCAATCTGCATACTTCTCGTGGTGCTTTTGGCAGGGTGTTCGCCGCCGCAGCCACCGCAGCCATCGGGCGCGTGGGTCCCTGTCAATCATCCGCCGTCAGTGTCGTCATCCGCTGCGCCGTTGTCGACTGCGTCAAAGGGAGCATGATCATGTTTTCAAAACGCAAGCGCCCGCACGCGTCCGCGCTCGTGATGGGTGACCAAGCCGTTGCGGTACCTGGTTCCGGCGAGACAGAGCCTACCGAAAAGAATGGCTCTGCCATTGCGACCGGACGTTGGTACTTGCAACAAGCGTTGAAGTTTGAAGCGTCCAAGCAGGAGCAACAGGCCAGGCAAACCAAACTCGCGTGGCGCGTTGCGATCGGCGCTGGCGCAATTGCGGTTGTTTCTATTATTGGTTCGGCAGCTTTAGTACAACTGAAGAGACCCAACCCACCTGCTGTGTTGCGCATGAACGATACGACCGGGGTGGTCGACGTGCTGAATGTGAGCCCCAACAATCGGGAGATCTTCACCGAAAAAAACGATCGCGCCGATTTGCGCCGTTATGTCGAGATGCGCGAGAGCTACGACTGGGAAACGATCCAGGACATGTTCGATGCCGTCAAGCTCATGTCAGCTGACAAGGAGCGTGACCAGTTCATCTCGATGTACTCACTGGCTAACGCCCCGCAAAAGGTGCTTAAGGACCAGTACCGTGTGATCGCGCGCGTGGGTGCGATCACGTTTGTCGGTAGCACAGCGCAGGTGTTCTTCTCACGCAAGCTCATCTCATTGAGCGGCAGCATGCCGCCCAAGACGGAGTACTGGGTGGCGACTATCGCCTATCGCCATGATCACCTTCCGGAAAAAGCCAGTGAGCTGGAGATGGACCCGACAGGGTTTCGTGTCACCAGTTATGTCGTTGATCGAGACTGGACGCGCGCGTCTGACACGCTGACGCCCCTGCCCCCCGCACAGTCTGGCATTCAGCCGGTGCCACCTGCGGCCGCCGGTGCCGCCGTTCAGCGAGGTACCGCGCAATGA
- a CDS encoding type IV secretion system protein, with product MLIHIETRTSKFRQMVTLVGCVLAIEGQFAPAHAQGIPVISTSELAQDLLMAKNLQSQLVTMTDQYHALTGNRGFGQILNNPSLTSYLPSQWQSVYSQVKSGQLQGLSSAAQLIESQEAMTATTPSQQRYNDTLATNKAMATQAYQASADRLQNIQNLMQQSDLTQDPAAKADLQNRLLSENAMIQNEQTKLNLVGQLQQAEEKLAEKQDADTFKNTLMGSASQAPQ from the coding sequence ATGCTTATACACATCGAAACTCGAACTAGTAAATTCCGGCAGATGGTGACGCTCGTCGGTTGCGTCCTTGCTATCGAGGGACAATTTGCTCCCGCGCATGCACAGGGTATCCCTGTCATCAGCACAAGCGAACTTGCGCAAGACCTGCTTATGGCGAAAAACCTTCAATCGCAGCTTGTCACCATGACGGATCAATACCACGCACTGACTGGAAATCGTGGTTTCGGGCAGATCCTGAACAACCCGTCATTGACGAGCTATTTGCCTTCCCAGTGGCAATCGGTTTATAGCCAGGTCAAGTCCGGTCAATTGCAAGGGTTAAGCAGCGCCGCGCAGCTGATCGAAAGCCAGGAAGCTATGACCGCAACCACACCTTCTCAGCAGCGTTACAACGACACGCTCGCGACCAACAAAGCGATGGCAACGCAGGCCTATCAGGCGTCGGCCGACCGCCTGCAGAACATCCAGAACCTGATGCAGCAGTCTGACCTGACGCAGGACCCTGCGGCGAAGGCTGATTTGCAAAATCGGTTGCTTAGTGAAAACGCAATGATCCAGAACGAACAGACCAAGCTCAACCTGGTGGGTCAGCTGCAGCAGGCTGAAGAAAAGCTCGCGGAAAAACAGGACGCCGACACCTTCAAGAACACGCTGATGGGAAGCGCCTCGCAAGCGCCGCAGTAG
- a CDS encoding type IV secretion system protein yields the protein MSVAPINVAIFQPLMTMFDTTVNQTIMTGSANLITLISPLVAAGLGVYMLLIMTSYWRGATDQPVIDFFMRFAAWGLIITAGMNIQYYTEYVVPFFNGVGDDIAQALTNSPSTGTALDTLLSSYLTAINNLFAPLSPFNVGGYVASCANALLIILVALPFLALAAAYLILAKFALGLLLALGPMFIAAALFPATRKFFEAWTAQCLNYAFLTALFAAAGAIEVKFATASVPAGSLTDIPTTAKLAMMGITFIVVSLNLPALASALAGGVGISAMAQHAGGPARFAGKSVGKGISSGYRAAKQLTGRAAGGSIDG from the coding sequence ATGAGCGTTGCGCCGATCAATGTCGCCATTTTCCAGCCCCTCATGACCATGTTCGACACGACCGTCAACCAGACGATCATGACGGGCTCTGCCAACCTGATCACGTTGATCAGCCCTTTGGTCGCGGCTGGCCTCGGCGTCTACATGTTGTTGATCATGACCTCCTACTGGCGTGGTGCGACGGACCAGCCGGTGATCGACTTCTTCATGCGGTTCGCTGCATGGGGACTCATCATCACCGCCGGGATGAACATCCAGTACTACACCGAGTATGTGGTGCCATTCTTCAATGGCGTCGGCGACGACATCGCTCAGGCGCTGACGAATAGCCCCTCGACAGGTACGGCCCTGGACACCTTGCTGTCGTCTTATCTCACCGCGATCAACAACCTGTTTGCGCCTTTGAGCCCGTTCAACGTTGGTGGCTACGTTGCTTCCTGCGCCAACGCGTTACTGATCATATTGGTCGCCCTCCCCTTTCTCGCGCTTGCGGCCGCCTATCTGATTCTTGCGAAGTTCGCGCTTGGGCTGTTGCTTGCTTTGGGACCGATGTTCATCGCGGCGGCGCTCTTTCCTGCAACGCGCAAGTTCTTTGAAGCATGGACCGCGCAATGCCTCAATTACGCGTTCTTGACAGCGCTCTTTGCGGCGGCCGGCGCCATTGAGGTCAAGTTCGCAACCGCGAGCGTACCAGCGGGGTCCCTGACGGACATTCCTACCACGGCCAAGCTTGCCATGATGGGGATCACGTTCATCGTCGTATCGCTGAACTTGCCTGCGCTGGCCTCTGCACTGGCGGGTGGTGTCGGAATCTCGGCGATGGCACAACACGCCGGCGGCCCGGCCAGGTTCGCCGGAAAGAGTGTTGGAAAAGGCATCAGCTCGGGATACAGGGCTGCGAAGCAGCTGACAGGCCGTGCTGCCGGCGGATCGATCGACGGGTAA
- a CDS encoding transporter: MMDFSEQYLARFKKTDYFENTYYLSVVLKHDNLNEGVAEIEELGATIVKALSAYDPEILCAYERNGMMFSETFEFIGELINGVERRVPVTEMPGYQAIPNAWMHFGYDVLEVRSDNNTKYAVCYDLKDLPKSGWGQMNSLLTVPVEFTLTQSFGFLGTHQANAKIETQIGKLTSVQDKAVHQIDDLSHAQALLAARELAFGDYHGALVVYGSSAQKAIENGTYVAAQSLNECGVSWMPATLSAPVTYFSQVPGATKKPRPSPRSTRTLASTSSMHNYSTGKARGNPIGDGTAVMPLSTIGKGRFDFNFHASLPDQDNTGEKFAGHTLILGATGTGKTTLQLSLVGFLERFDPKIFALDLDRGMEIFIRNLGGVYLPLKAGVETGLAPFELPPTEANLQFLYSLVRSCGRDAAGQINDADAVKVKNAVDAIYAIERVEDRVFSRLLENIADDGTPNSLWTRLSKWCHAAGGEFAWALDNVPNTMIDVTKQHRIGFDVTDFLQKNYQPTEPVLAYLFYLKKLMQENGGLLVTIVEEFWLPAQYPVTQELILKSLKTGRKIEEFVLLVSQSPEDAIASPIFAAIQQQTATKIYLPNPDARFEAYEVCNMNRKEFDVLKSLDKESRTFLIKQSNQSVFATLDLYGMSDALAVLSGTTDNIPIWDEVWAEYGPDIDKCMAVFQSRRKGKKKAARFDRHAIDPSHGPTYAASLEEGATS; this comes from the coding sequence ATGATGGATTTCAGTGAGCAGTATCTGGCGCGATTCAAGAAGACGGACTATTTCGAAAACACATATTACCTAAGCGTTGTGCTCAAGCACGACAACCTCAATGAGGGCGTTGCCGAGATCGAAGAGCTTGGGGCGACGATCGTTAAGGCACTCAGCGCGTACGACCCGGAAATATTGTGCGCTTACGAGCGCAACGGCATGATGTTTTCTGAAACCTTTGAATTCATCGGCGAGCTGATCAATGGCGTCGAGCGTCGGGTGCCAGTGACCGAAATGCCCGGCTACCAGGCCATACCCAACGCGTGGATGCACTTTGGTTACGACGTTTTGGAGGTGCGCTCCGACAACAACACCAAATACGCTGTCTGCTATGACCTGAAAGACTTGCCGAAAAGCGGCTGGGGGCAGATGAACTCGCTTCTGACTGTGCCAGTCGAGTTCACCTTGACGCAATCGTTCGGATTTCTGGGCACGCATCAGGCGAACGCCAAGATCGAAACACAGATTGGCAAGCTTACGTCAGTGCAAGACAAGGCCGTTCATCAAATTGACGACCTGAGTCACGCGCAGGCCCTACTCGCTGCGCGTGAGCTTGCATTCGGTGATTACCATGGTGCGCTCGTGGTGTACGGATCGAGCGCGCAGAAGGCAATCGAAAACGGGACCTACGTTGCCGCGCAGTCGCTCAATGAATGCGGCGTGAGCTGGATGCCTGCGACTTTGTCGGCACCGGTGACCTATTTTAGTCAAGTTCCCGGGGCGACCAAAAAGCCGCGACCCAGTCCGCGGTCTACGCGCACGCTGGCGTCGACGTCCTCCATGCACAACTACTCGACCGGCAAGGCACGAGGCAATCCGATCGGCGACGGTACTGCGGTCATGCCGCTTTCGACCATCGGCAAAGGTCGATTTGACTTCAATTTCCATGCGTCGCTGCCTGATCAAGACAACACCGGCGAGAAATTCGCAGGTCACACCCTGATCCTCGGTGCGACCGGCACAGGTAAGACCACGCTGCAGCTGTCGCTCGTCGGTTTTCTCGAGCGGTTCGATCCGAAGATCTTCGCCCTTGACCTCGACCGAGGCATGGAGATCTTTATTCGTAACTTAGGCGGTGTGTATCTGCCGTTGAAGGCCGGTGTCGAAACGGGGCTTGCGCCTTTTGAACTGCCGCCCACCGAAGCGAACCTGCAGTTCCTGTACAGCTTGGTGAGGTCGTGCGGGCGTGACGCGGCCGGACAGATTAATGACGCCGATGCGGTCAAAGTCAAGAACGCGGTCGACGCCATCTATGCGATCGAGCGGGTCGAAGATCGCGTGTTCAGCCGTCTGCTCGAAAACATTGCGGATGACGGCACGCCCAATTCGCTCTGGACGCGGCTGTCGAAGTGGTGCCATGCGGCCGGCGGCGAATTCGCGTGGGCGCTCGACAACGTGCCGAACACGATGATCGACGTGACGAAGCAGCACCGCATCGGCTTTGATGTCACCGACTTCCTGCAAAAAAACTACCAGCCAACTGAGCCGGTCCTTGCCTACCTCTTCTACCTCAAAAAGCTGATGCAGGAGAACGGCGGCCTGCTGGTGACGATCGTCGAAGAATTCTGGTTGCCAGCGCAGTACCCCGTGACGCAAGAGTTAATTTTAAAGTCGCTCAAGACGGGTCGAAAGATTGAAGAGTTTGTGCTGCTTGTATCGCAGTCGCCGGAAGATGCCATTGCGAGCCCGATCTTTGCCGCAATTCAACAGCAGACGGCCACCAAGATCTATCTGCCGAATCCGGACGCGCGTTTCGAGGCTTACGAGGTGTGCAACATGAACCGAAAGGAGTTCGACGTCCTCAAGAGCCTCGACAAGGAATCGCGGACGTTTCTCATCAAACAGAGTAATCAATCAGTCTTCGCCACGCTTGACCTATACGGCATGTCAGACGCGCTTGCAGTTCTCTCCGGCACAACAGACAACATCCCAATTTGGGACGAAGTATGGGCGGAATATGGGCCTGATATCGACAAGTGTATGGCGGTCTTTCAATCACGGCGCAAGGGCAAGAAGAAGGCTGCCAGGTTCGATCGGCATGCCATAGACCCCTCGCATGGCCCGACCTATGCAGCGAGTCTTGAAGAGGGAGCAACATCATGA
- a CDS encoding VirB3 family type IV secretion system protein: MSEKALYSSYAGLGRVAMIKGVPLMAGLVLFGISVAVAMVGGFAFGPAGFLLFVPCLAPVMFIKQVCATDDQALNILLLEVRCFLGRTNARMFGNTYTLSPMKYGYRLDTFRQAFERIPSLVAHEQFRAELFRNGPPQRKER; the protein is encoded by the coding sequence ATGAGCGAAAAAGCCCTGTATTCGTCGTATGCGGGCCTTGGGCGCGTTGCCATGATCAAGGGTGTACCCCTCATGGCCGGCCTGGTCCTTTTCGGGATCAGCGTCGCCGTTGCCATGGTTGGCGGCTTTGCCTTCGGGCCAGCAGGATTTCTCCTGTTCGTCCCCTGCCTCGCACCCGTGATGTTCATCAAACAGGTGTGTGCGACCGATGATCAGGCGCTCAACATCTTATTGCTGGAAGTGCGTTGCTTTCTAGGACGCACGAACGCCCGGATGTTTGGCAACACCTACACGCTCAGTCCGATGAAGTACGGCTACCGGCTTGATACGTTCCGCCAGGCATTCGAGCGCATCCCGTCACTCGTTGCCCACGAGCAGTTCCGAGCCGAGCTGTTTCGGAACGGGCCTCCGCAGCGCAAGGAAAGATGA
- a CDS encoding lytic transglycosylase domain-containing protein, protein MMPADFNSLAQQCAPGVHPTTLQAIVRGESDFNPFAIGVVGGRLVRQPQNRDEAMATVAALDAGGWNYSMGLSQVNRYNLARYGMDANAALDPCTNLRAGSAILSDCYRRASARMGAGQNALHAALSCYYSGNFKRGFVRDSGTSSYVQRVVSFVASTDPETAKGDVRPIAVVPVATPETVRQTVPRLDPGTGTSAAIGTPSTSRRAQPEHTHPSWDTFGDF, encoded by the coding sequence ATGATGCCCGCCGACTTCAATAGCCTCGCGCAGCAATGCGCGCCCGGAGTTCATCCGACGACCTTGCAGGCGATTGTTCGCGGCGAGTCGGATTTCAACCCCTTTGCGATCGGTGTCGTAGGAGGTCGCCTCGTGCGTCAGCCACAGAACCGCGATGAAGCGATGGCCACTGTTGCGGCGCTCGACGCGGGAGGCTGGAACTACAGCATGGGCTTGAGCCAAGTGAATCGCTACAACCTCGCGAGGTATGGCATGGACGCGAATGCCGCACTTGACCCTTGCACGAATCTGCGTGCAGGCTCGGCGATCTTGTCGGACTGTTATCGCCGTGCGTCCGCCCGTATGGGTGCTGGCCAGAACGCGTTGCACGCGGCGCTCAGCTGCTATTACAGCGGGAATTTCAAGCGTGGGTTTGTCCGTGATTCCGGAACATCGAGCTACGTCCAGCGTGTTGTTTCCTTCGTAGCGTCGACAGACCCAGAAACGGCTAAGGGAGATGTTCGGCCCATTGCTGTCGTGCCAGTCGCTACGCCCGAGACCGTGCGGCAAACCGTGCCGCGGCTCGACCCTGGTACAGGGACATCGGCAGCGATTGGAACGCCTTCGACATCACGGCGTGCGCAGCCCGAGCATACCCACCCATCCTGGGACACATTCGGAGATTTTTGA